From a region of the Tursiops truncatus isolate mTurTru1 chromosome 2, mTurTru1.mat.Y, whole genome shotgun sequence genome:
- the PTGDR gene encoding prostaglandin D2 receptor isoform X2, with protein MRPLFYRCCNTTSVEKGNSATMGGLLFSTGLLGNLLALGLLARSGLRTCPRRSPRPPPSVFYVLVCGLTVTDLLGKSLVSPFVLSAYAQNRSLRGLAPASGSSLCQTFAFFMSFFGLASTLQLLAMALECWLSLGHPFFYRRYITPRRGALVAPVVGAFCLAFCSLPFAGFGKFVQYCPGTWCFIQMVHEERSLSVLSYSVLYASLMLLLVLAVVLCNLSAMRNLYAMHLRLRRLPRSGPKERAELAAGEREETPQPLEELDHLLLLALMTVLFTMCSLPLIYRAYYGAFKAVHEKNGTAEETEDLRALRFLSVISIVDPWIFIIFRTSCELDPETCS; from the exons ATGAGGCCGCTGTTCTACCGCTGCTGCAACACCACGTCGGTGGAGAAGGGAAACTCAGCGACGATGGGCGGGTTGCTCTTCAGCACGGGCCTCCTGGGCAACCTGCTAGCCCTGGGGCTGCTGGCGCGCTCAGGGCTGCGGACGTGCCCGCGGCGCTCGCCGCGCCCGCCGCCCTCCGTCTTCTACGTGCTGGTGTGCGGCTTGACGGTCACCGACCTGCTGGGCAAGTCCCTCGTGAGCCCCTTCGTGCTGTCCGCCTACGCGCAGAACCGGAGCCTGAGGGGCCTGGCGCCCGCATCCGGCAGCTCGCTGTGCCAAACCTTCGCCTTCTTCATGTCCTTCTTCGGGCTTGCCTCGACGCTGCAGCTGCTGGCCATGGCCCTGGAGTGCTGGCTCTCCCTGGGGCATCCCTTTTTCTACCGACGGTACATAACCCCGCGCCGGGGCGCACTGGTGGCGCCTGTCGTGGGCGCCTTCTGCCTCGCTTTCTGCTCGCTGCCCTTCGCGGGCTTCGGGAAGTTCGTGCAGTACTGCCCCGGCACCTGGTGCTTCATCCAAATGGTCCACGAGGAGCGCTCGCTGTCAGTGCTGAGCTACTCAGTGCTCTACGCCAGCCTCATGCTCCTGCTGGTCCTCGCGGTCGTGCTGTGCAACCTGAGCGCCATGCGCAACCTCTACGCGATGCACCTGCGGCTGCGGCGGCTCCCGCGCTCTGGCCCCAAGGAACGAGCAGAGCTGGCCGCCGGCGAGAGGGAAGAGACCCCGCAGCCCCTGGAGGAGCTGGATCACCTCCTGCTGTTAGCCCTCATGACTGTGCTCTTCACCATGTGCTCCCTGCCTTTAATT taTCGTGCTTACTACGGAGCGTTTAAAGCTGTTCACGAGAAAAATGGAACtgctgaagaaactgaagaccTCCGAGCCTTACGCTTCCTCTCTGTGATCTCCATTGTGGACCCTTGGATTTTCATCATTTTCAGAACATCG
- the PTGDR gene encoding prostaglandin D2 receptor isoform X1, translating into MRPLFYRCCNTTSVEKGNSATMGGLLFSTGLLGNLLALGLLARSGLRTCPRRSPRPPPSVFYVLVCGLTVTDLLGKSLVSPFVLSAYAQNRSLRGLAPASGSSLCQTFAFFMSFFGLASTLQLLAMALECWLSLGHPFFYRRYITPRRGALVAPVVGAFCLAFCSLPFAGFGKFVQYCPGTWCFIQMVHEERSLSVLSYSVLYASLMLLLVLAVVLCNLSAMRNLYAMHLRLRRLPRSGPKERAELAAGEREETPQPLEELDHLLLLALMTVLFTMCSLPLIYRAYYGAFKAVHEKNGTAEETEDLRALRFLSVISIVDPWIFIIFRTSVFRMFFHKIFIRPLTYRNWHSNSCGTSVESRL; encoded by the exons ATGAGGCCGCTGTTCTACCGCTGCTGCAACACCACGTCGGTGGAGAAGGGAAACTCAGCGACGATGGGCGGGTTGCTCTTCAGCACGGGCCTCCTGGGCAACCTGCTAGCCCTGGGGCTGCTGGCGCGCTCAGGGCTGCGGACGTGCCCGCGGCGCTCGCCGCGCCCGCCGCCCTCCGTCTTCTACGTGCTGGTGTGCGGCTTGACGGTCACCGACCTGCTGGGCAAGTCCCTCGTGAGCCCCTTCGTGCTGTCCGCCTACGCGCAGAACCGGAGCCTGAGGGGCCTGGCGCCCGCATCCGGCAGCTCGCTGTGCCAAACCTTCGCCTTCTTCATGTCCTTCTTCGGGCTTGCCTCGACGCTGCAGCTGCTGGCCATGGCCCTGGAGTGCTGGCTCTCCCTGGGGCATCCCTTTTTCTACCGACGGTACATAACCCCGCGCCGGGGCGCACTGGTGGCGCCTGTCGTGGGCGCCTTCTGCCTCGCTTTCTGCTCGCTGCCCTTCGCGGGCTTCGGGAAGTTCGTGCAGTACTGCCCCGGCACCTGGTGCTTCATCCAAATGGTCCACGAGGAGCGCTCGCTGTCAGTGCTGAGCTACTCAGTGCTCTACGCCAGCCTCATGCTCCTGCTGGTCCTCGCGGTCGTGCTGTGCAACCTGAGCGCCATGCGCAACCTCTACGCGATGCACCTGCGGCTGCGGCGGCTCCCGCGCTCTGGCCCCAAGGAACGAGCAGAGCTGGCCGCCGGCGAGAGGGAAGAGACCCCGCAGCCCCTGGAGGAGCTGGATCACCTCCTGCTGTTAGCCCTCATGACTGTGCTCTTCACCATGTGCTCCCTGCCTTTAATT taTCGTGCTTACTACGGAGCGTTTAAAGCTGTTCACGAGAAAAATGGAACtgctgaagaaactgaagaccTCCGAGCCTTACGCTTCCTCTCTGTGATCTCCATTGTGGACCCTTGGATTTTCATCATTTTCAGAACATCGGTATTTCGGATGTTTTTTCACAAAATTTTCATAAGGCCTCTTACGTATAGAAACTGGCACAGCAATTCTTGCGGAACTAGCGTGGAATCCAGGCTGTGA